Within Phaeodactylum tricornutum CCAP 1055/1 chromosome 15, whole genome shotgun sequence, the genomic segment GCGCAAAGGACAGAAACAAATGGCCCTCATCGTGACGGGCTGTGTCGCGCAACAAGAAGGTGAAGCGTTACTGCGACGCGTGCCCGAAATAGATGTCGTGCTTGGACCACAGTACGTGCCTTTTTTGAAAAATGTATTGGAGAGCGTCAGCCTTGGACAGCAAATTGTGGCCACTGCGCCAATGTTATTGCAAGAAGACGTGAGTGGAAGCAGTGCAGATTGGAATCACAAGCCTGTCCGGGGACACGACGTTCGAGCCTGGGTCAACATCATCCATGGGTGTAATGAACATTGCACTTATTGCGTTGTACCGGGTACGCGAGGAATGGAACAGTCGCGAACGATGGAAGCCATTCTGCAGGAAATAATCGATCTTGGAAGGAGAGGCTATAAGGAGGTGACGTTGTTGGGTCAAAATATTGACGCATACGGTCGAGATATGGTCCCAAAGAGAACGTTCGCCGATTTACTCACATTCCTGAATTTTAGGATTCCCCAGGACGATATGCGGATTCGTTACGTCACCTCTCACCCGAGGTATTTTTCGGACCGTGTGATTGATGCGGTCGCCAACCTGGACAAGGTGTGTGAATGCTTTCACATGCCTTTTCAAGCCGGTGACGATGAAGTATTACGGCGGATGCGGCGCGGATATACGTACGATTCCTATATGCGCATCATCCGCAAAATTCGGGACAAAGCACCCGATGCGGCCATTTGTGGAGATGTCATTGTCGGATTTCCCGGTGAGACTGACGAAGGCTTCGAAAAGACGCTCCAACTCATGGAAGAAGTGCATTTTGACAATCTGAACACGTTCGCCTATTCGCCACGACCGAATACGGAAGCGGCTACTTGGGATGATCAAGTTCCCGACTCAGTCAAAGCCGAACGCCTGCAGCGTGTTCAAACGTTGGCAGCGGAACATGGGCTAGAGCGCAGCATGCGGTATGTAGGTCGTGTTGTACCCGTGTTGGTAGAAGACGGCAACCCCCGGAATCCCGCACAAGTAATGGGACGCACACGACAAGGCCGTCAGGTGTATTTTGATGGCGATCTGGCTGCCTTGCGAGGGGAGATAGTGGATGTACATATTACCGAAGCCCGAACGTGGAGTCTCATGGGGGAGCAGGACGTATCCGAGCCCAAACTCTAAATCAACACATGGTTGGTGGGTGTTGACTGTTCCTCCTGAATCTTTACTAAGCATTTATGTATCCTATATAATCTCGGTTCGTTCTGATCCATCCACATCCACATCCTCCAGAGGAATCGCGTCCATACTTTCCATTCCGACTTGTTCCGGTTTGTGTTCCACAAAGGAAGTGAGCTGTAGATCATCCAATTGTGGTGCGTTATTGGTATCCATTTCCTTATTCGAAGCATTCCTCCGGCCGCGTCGAAGCACTAAAAAGATCGCGCCGGCTACCACAGCCAGCACCAGGGCAACCAGGATAAATACAACGCCGGCACTAAtcccgtcgtcgccatccgTAAAGGCCCGCGTCGCATCCGTATAGGTGAGCTCCTTCTCTGGTGCGGTTCCCGCAGCGTACTGACAGTGGCGGCCTTCAAATTGCCCCACACACCGACAGCCGGGATGCGGAGATCCGGGCGCAATCGTCTCCAGACAAGAGCCACCATTCACGCAAAAGGCGTAGGACGATTCGGTGAGACCAGTTTCGCAGGAAACTCCGTGCGGAAACTCGCACTGGTGCCCCGCAAAGGCGGTACCAGTGCTTGTATAGGCCGTGCTGCAATCGCACCACCACACATCCTCTTTCGTGACGCCATCGTAGTGACCCGCCTCTAGACAGCTGCCGCCGTTGTAGCAGACCGTGGCGGTGCCCGCCGGATTCACGGTATCCTCACACAGCGTGAACGGTATGGAGCAGTCAGCACCGGCGAACCCCGCTTTACATCGACACGCTTTCTCGCAGTCTCTACCTGTGCAGGTCCGAACGACATTAGAGCAGCGACCGTAAGGTCCACAGGCGGGGCTGCACTCTTGTTGGGCGGTCGCGTACTGAAACATTAGGGAGAGTAATAGGAACAGGCCGAGTCGAATGTGCATTACCCGGTCTCCACATCCATACGTTTTGCCTCGTGTCATGGTTTGAAAAGGAGGGGGTTTGAGAGGAAAAGGTGCTAGCAATGAGGATTGCTGTAGGGTACCAAAAGGGGGAGGTTTGGATGGAGAGTCTCTTCTCTGTTTTCGGATTCTTTTTGTACCAAATGCCGCCGGCTCTGTGGCGCTGTGTAGTTCTGAGTGACTGAGTGAGAAATTCCATAGACGGGATGAAAGGGAAGATCCCTCTCGCCTCGCTAATGGAATGCAAACAGGTCTACTCTACTAGTAGGCACGGTACGTAGAACATCCCACATTTACTTGTTGAATACCGAAACGACACACTTTTTATTTTGGAACGGATATTATTCGTCAAATTTTGTCGTCGCCATTGGCTGGGTCCCTTGTTTCACATTCAAGG encodes:
- a CDS encoding predicted protein, producing the protein MQTYHIQTSGCQMNVADSERLAGVLRNELNMRVADQSQDADLVLFNTCSIRDHAEQKLYDALGPYAAQKRKGQKQMALIVTGCVAQQEGEALLRRVPEIDVVLGPQYVPFLKNVLESVSLGQQIVATAPMLLQEDVSGSSADWNHKPVRGHDVRAWVNIIHGCNEHCTYCVVPGTRGMEQSRTMEAILQEIIDLGRRGYKEVTLLGQNIDAYGRDMVPKRTFADLLTFLNFRIPQDDMRIRYVTSHPRYFSDRVIDAVANLDKVCECFHMPFQAGDDEVLRRMRRGYTYDSYMRIIRKIRDKAPDAAICGDVIVGFPGETDEGFEKTLQLMEEVHFDNLNTFAYSPRPNTEAATWDDQVPDSVKAERLQRVQTLAAEHGLERSMRYVGRVVPVLVEDGNPRNPAQVMGRTRQGRQVYFDGDLAALRGEIVDVHITEARTWSLMGEQDVSEPKL
- a CDS encoding predicted protein, translating into MTRGKTYGCGDRVMHIRLGLFLLLSLMFQYATAQQECSPACGPYGRCSNVVRTCTGRDCEKACRCKAGFAGADCSIPFTLCEDTVNPAGTATVCYNGGSCLEAGHYDGVTKEDVWWCDCSTAYTSTGTAFAGHQCEFPHGVSCETGLTESSYAFCVNGGSCLETIAPGSPHPGCRCVGQFEGRHCQYAAGTAPEKELTYTDATRAFTDGDDGISAGVVFILVALVLAVVAGAIFLVLRRGRRNASNKEMDTNNAPQLDDLQLTSFVEHKPEQVGMESMDAIPLEDVDVDGSERTEII